ATCCCGCCCGGCCGCAAGATCAGCGCCTCGCAGAGCGGTGTCGGCGGCGCGCCCACGCTGCTGTCGAACGCGGAGACGTTCGCGCAGCTGGCCATCGCCGCCCGTATCGGCCCCGAGCGCTACGGCAACACCGGCCTGTACGACGAGCCGGGCACCGTCATGCTCACCGTCTCCGGCGCGGTCGCCCGCCCGATGGTGATCGAGGTCCCCACGGGCGTGCCGCTGCGGTACGTGCTGCAGCTGGCGGGCGCCCCGCCGGTGCCGCAGGGCGTGCTGACCGGCGGCTACCACGGCAAGTGGATCGACGCGGCGACCGTGAACGAGGCGATCGTCTCCCGGAACTCGCTGGACGCCGTGGGCGGTTCGCTGGGCGCGGGCGCGATCCTGCCGATCAGCCAGGACACCTGCCCGCTGGGTGAGTCGCTGCGGGTGGCGCAGTGGCTGGCCGAGGAGAGCGCGGGCCAGTGCGGCCCCTGCTACCTCGGACTGCCCGCGGCCGCGCGCGGCCTGGAGGACATCCTCAACGGCGGCGGTCCGGCCGCCCTGGAGGCGCTGAAGCAGGTCGCGAAGAACGTGAAGCGGCGCGGTGCGTGTTCGCATCCGGACGGCTCGGCGATGTTCCTGGAGTCGACCATCAAGGCGTTCACGGACGACCTGGCCGCGCATGTCCTCGGAAACGGCTGCGGACGGCCCGTGGAGGGCGTTCTGCCGCTCTTCGAGGGGGGCAGGGCCCCTGCGGGCATCGCGGGCGGCGGAGAGCCCGAGGAGACCGGCGCCAGCCGCCAGAAGATCTACGTCGACTGGACGCTGTGCCGGGGCCACGGACTGTGCGCCGACATCCTCCCCGAGGTGTTCGAACTCGGCGCCGACGGTTTCCCGACCGTCGCCCAGGCACAGGTGCCGCGGTACGCGGAGGCGAAGGCGCTGCGCGCGGTGCGCCGCTGCCCGGCGCTCGCCCTGCGCATCGAGGAGGACACGCGCGGGCAGGCGCCGTCCCGCAATCTGCCGGTCGTCTCCCAGGGCCGCGGCCGGCGCGCGCTCGGTCGCTGAGCACACGGAGGGGCGGGTCACCCGACTCGGGTGACCCGCCCCTCCGTTCGACCGTGTCTTTCCGCAACACGCCGAAGGCGGACCACCTTTCGGATGGTCCGCCTTCGACTTCTGTGGAGCTAAGGAGAATTGAACTCCTGACCTCCTGCATGCCATGCAGGCGCTCTACCAACTGAGCTATAGCCCCTTGTTTTCTTGTTTCGCCCGGTTCCCCCGGCGACGACGTAAACATTACAGGCACGGCGACGCAGCACCAAATCCGTTTCGGGTTCGCCCCCATACGGCCGCGAATGTCGGATTTTGTGACAGTGGTCGTTCCGTCAGCAGCCCATCGTCGGGTGCCCGTCCTGCCGGGCGTCGGCCGTGTGGTGGGAACCGGTGTGGACGACCCTGCGCGGGCGTCGACACCTTTCTCCTCGCACCGCGTCGGACATCGTTGCC
The genomic region above belongs to Streptomyces sp. CG1 and contains:
- a CDS encoding NADH-ubiquinone oxidoreductase-F iron-sulfur binding region domain-containing protein; this translates as MNEALPDVPEVRVVGLPQLTSGFDLVERLDLPMHLKVHGPLDPLGGEQLAQLAERINLKGRGGAGFPFHKKLRSVAESAIKRGVRPVVVVNGSEDEPACRKDTVLINRAPHLILDGALLCAEALGARTLVIGVTRESTQRSMEAALAERGLSNSRRSALRAWVQRNPVRMVTGAAASLIRSIDGGPAIPPGRKISASQSGVGGAPTLLSNAETFAQLAIAARIGPERYGNTGLYDEPGTVMLTVSGAVARPMVIEVPTGVPLRYVLQLAGAPPVPQGVLTGGYHGKWIDAATVNEAIVSRNSLDAVGGSLGAGAILPISQDTCPLGESLRVAQWLAEESAGQCGPCYLGLPAAARGLEDILNGGGPAALEALKQVAKNVKRRGACSHPDGSAMFLESTIKAFTDDLAAHVLGNGCGRPVEGVLPLFEGGRAPAGIAGGGEPEETGASRQKIYVDWTLCRGHGLCADILPEVFELGADGFPTVAQAQVPRYAEAKALRAVRRCPALALRIEEDTRGQAPSRNLPVVSQGRGRRALGR